A genome region from Marasmius oreades isolate 03SP1 chromosome 5, whole genome shotgun sequence includes the following:
- a CDS encoding uncharacterized protein (BUSCO:EOG09263BG5; antiSMASH:Cluster_5.4) — MVYQATTSAPVNIACIKYWGKRDTKLILPTNSSLSVTLDQDHLRSTTTSRADPEFSKDRLWLNGNEEEIKPGSRMHTCITEMKTLRKKTVEDNDSSAPKLSTYHVHISSFNNFPTAAGLASSASGFAALVFSLAALYQLPVSLKDLSLIARQGSGSACRSLFGGYVAWEQGSAANGLDSYAVQVAPESHWPEIHALICVVNDAKKGTSSTAGMQRTVETSALLQHRIKEVVPQRMENISKAIHEKDFDSFARITMADSNQFHAVALDTSPPIFYMNDVSRAIIAIVEEYNRVSMAATGHLRAAYTFDAGPNAVIYAPESSIKEIVQLILRFFPQQFKDPFGLFREEDMAGKVPEGFNEGVSRVWEVDSVKGLIHTKVGGGPRVLGEEEALLNLDGFPNEKVTRKWDL; from the exons ATGGTCTACCAAGCCACAACCTCCGCTCCAGTCAATATTGCCTGTATAAA GTACTGGGGCAAACGAGATACCAAGCTAATTCTCCCCACCAACTCATCGCTTTCTGTCACTCTTGACCAAGATCATCTACGGTCCACGACGACCTCTCGTGCAGATCCAGAATTTTCGAAGGATAGACTTTGGCTGAACGGAAATGAAGAGGAGATCAAGCCAGGATCTCGTATGCACACTTGCATAACCGAGATGAAGACTTTACGAAAGAAAACGGTGGAGGATAACGATTCTTCCGCTCCGAAG CTATCGACGTATCACGTTCATATATCCTCCTTCAACAACTTTCCCACTGCCGCAGGCCTTGCCTCATCAGCTTCGGGTTTCGCAGCTCTCGTTTTTTCGCTAGCCGCGCTCTACCAACTCCCTGTATCCCTAAAAGATCTCTCCCTAATTGCTAGGCAAGGCTCCGGCTCCGCCTGTCGTTCACTATTCGGTGGGTATGTTGCATGGGAACAGGGCTCCGCAGCCAACGGCCTCGACTCTTACGCCGTTCAAGTCGCCCCCGAATCGCACTGGCCTGAAATCCACGCGCTGATATGTGTTGTCAATGATGCCAAAAAGGGAACAAGTTCAACAGCCGGTATGCAAAGGACGGTAGAGACTTCTGCTTTGCTTCAACATCGGATCAAAGAAGTTGTTCCGCAGAGGATGGAAAACATCTCCAAGGCTATTCATGAGAAAGATTTTGATTCGTTTGCGAGGATCACGATGGCCGATTCGAATCAGTTCCATGCTGTCGCATTGGATACCTCTCCACCCATCTTTTACATGAACGACGTGTCGAGGGCTATTATCGCCATTGTCGAGGAATACAACAGGGTTTCGATGGCTGCTACGGGACATTTGAGGGCGGCTTATACATTCGATGCTGGACCCAATGCGGTTATTTACGCGCCAGAGAGCAGTATCAAGGAGATTGTTCAGCTGATTTTAAGGTTCTTCCCGCAACAGTTCAAAGATCCGTTTGGGTTGTTCCGTGAGGAGGATATGGCTGGGAAGGTACCTGAAGGATTCAATGAAGGTGTTTCGAGGGTTTGGGAGGTTGATTCCGTCAAGGGACTCATTCATACGAAGGTTGGGGGTGGTCCGAGGGTATTGGGTGAGGAGGAGGCTTTGTTGAATCTCGATGGGTTTCCAAACGAAAAGGTGACGAGGAAATGGGACCTGTGA
- a CDS encoding uncharacterized protein (antiSMASH:Cluster_5.4) gives MADTNYKPPQGRLGNLTETQKNALERLKKELKDEGAFVEERMDDATLLRFLRARKFDVALAKKMLLDAEQWRKDFGVDDIVKNFDFKERDEVAKYYPQYYHKTDKAGRPIYIERFNNINISALQQCTTFDRLLKRLVLEYEKSFRIRLPGASEAAGHPVETFCTILDLGNSGISTFWHVKDYVMAASKVGQDRYPETMGKFFIVNAPWGFSTIWSLVKPWLDEVTVAKIDILSGSNMAKLLESIDADCLQKDFGGTCQCPGGCEKSDAGPWKK, from the exons ATGGCGGATACAAATTACAAACCACCCCAGGGACGTCTGGGAAATCTTACAGAGACACAGAAGAATGCGCTGGAGAGATTGAAGAAGGAGTTGAAGGATGAAGGGGCGTTCGTAGAGGAGAGAATGGACGATGCGACGTTATTGCG GTTCCTGCGAGCACGTAAATTCGACGTTGCGTTGGCAAAGAAGATGCTCTTAGACGCAGAGCAGTGGAGGAAAGATTTTGGCGTTGACGATATCGTCAA GAACTTCGACTTCAAGGAAAGGGACGAAGTAGCGAAATATTATCCACAGTACTACCATAAAACGGATAAG GCCGGTCGGCCGATTTACATCGAGCGATTCAACAATATCAACATCAGCGCACTTCAGCAATGCACAACCTTCGATCGTCTCCTCAAACGCCTCGTACTAGAATACGAGAAATCCTTTCGAATCCGCCTTCCTGGAGCTTCTGAAGCAGCCGGCCACCCCGTCGAGACGTTCTGCACCATTCTCGACTTAGGCAATAGCGGTATCTCCACCTTTTGGCACGTCAAAGATTATGTCATGGCAGCCTCGAAAGTCGGGCAAGATCGTTATCCTGAGACAATGGGCAAGTTCTTTATCGTTAATGCTCCCTGGGGGTTTTCAACCATATGGTCACTCGTCAAACCGTGGTTGGATGAAGTGACCGTGGCGAAGATTGATATCTTGAGTGGAAGTAATATGGCGAAGTTGCTGGAGTCTATCGATGCAGATTGTTTGCAAAAGGACTTCGGAGGGACTTGTCAGTGCCCAGGTGGTTGTGAAAAGAGTGACGCTGGTCCTTGGAAGAAGTAA